GCTGCAGGGGATCGCGGCGGGCTGAGTCTCTCGCTGGATTGCTGTGCGGCGCGACGGTCGTGGTTCTCCATGCTGCACTCGTCGGATACCCCGAGTCGAGAATATCGCTTGTGACCTCATATGTATGGTTTCATGTGTCGCATGACACAGCGAACGCGATCCCGCGGCATCGTGTCGGGGCCGGCGGGCGTGTGGTGGCCGTGGGTGAGGAACTGCTAGAGGTGGACATCATGCTTTTTGTCGCGGTGGGCGTGGCTCTTCTCCTCTGGGGGGCGTTGGTGGGGCGGGTCGGCAGGAAGCTCGGCACTCTTCTCGCCATCGTTCCCGTTCTGGTGTGGTTCGGGGTCCTTGCGTGGTTCGGCTCGTCGGGCAACCTCGACAGCCCGGCCGGAGATGCGCTACCGGTGTACCTCGTGATCGGGCTCCTTGCCTTTACGATCGGCGTCAACCTCACCGATCGCTCCGTGTCCGGTAGCGGGGCCGAGTGAGCAGAGCTGTAGACCCTTGGTCACTCTTTTCGGAGGAGGATGCTTCCGAAGCCGCGGAGCATGAGGCATGCGCCGAGCAGGCCGGTCAGAGCAGCAGGTGCGACGTTCCCAGTCGTGTGCTCCGCGTCTGAGATGTAGCCGTCAGCAATCGCCATGACGATGGCGAGGATGATGACGCCGGCACCGACGAATCCCATGCTGACCATTGCTCGTCTCGTTTGTTGCTTCACAATCGCTCCTACGGGTTGCATCCTGCGGCCAAGACGTCGCTGTAACTTGCGTCAGGCCGCCACGCGTCGAGGTTCCATGGCGCCTTGAACGAGGCGATGTCGGCGTGGCACCGAAGCTGGCTATAGAACTCGTTGCCCTCGTACGAGGGAGGGGCGCAGGTCACGTCGACGCCGAGGCGATGTCGTCCGCGTGCTGGGAGTAAGACCGTCGCTCGCGTTCCGTCGGAGCGGCACGCGCGGCAGCGCGAAACGCGGAGCTCGCTTCTTCGACGCGCTTGAGGCGCTGCAGGAGATCTCCCCGAACCGCTGAGTAGAGGTGGTGTCCTCCCAGCGAGCTTTCGAGCGCCTCCGTCAGTGCGAGGGCTTCGGCCGGTCGTCCCGCGTTCGCGACGGCGACCGCACGGTTCAGGCGGACGAACGGCGACGCATCCACCTGTTCCAGCACCCCGTAGATGTCGGCGATGCGGGCGTGGTCGATCTCGGTCCCCGGGGCGGGGCGGACGTATTCGGCCGCGACGGTGGCGCGGATGAGGTGTCGTCCGCCGTGGATGCCCGCCCGTGCCGCCTCCTCTACGGCGTTGTCGAGAAGCCGTAGCCCTTCGTCGATCTCGGAGACATCCCACAGTTCGCGATCCTGTTCATCGAACGGCACGGACAGGCCGTCGGGCGTCGTGCGTGCCGCGCGGCGGGAGTGCTGAAGGAGCAGGAGGGCGAGAAGGCCCGTGAACTCGAGTCGAGCCGGGGAGTCCGCGGGGAGCAGCTGCCGGCACAGCCGAGCAAGTCGAATGGCCTCGGCGCCGGGGTCGGGCTGGAGCGTCGGATCGGAGTAGCCGATGGTGAACAGGGCGGACAGGACCTCGCAGACGCTGGCACTTCGACTGTCGAGCTGCGCGGCATCCGGAACGCGGTACGGGATGTTCGCGTGCGCGATCTTGGCCCGCGCCCGCACGAGTCTCTTCTCCATCGTCGCGGGTGCGACCGCGAAGATCCCGGCGAGCTGTTCGATCGACACGTTCAGGACAGTGCGGAGTGTCAGCGCCGCGCGGGCTTCCAAGGTCAACGCGGGGTGGCAGGCGGTGAAGATCAGCTTCAGCCGCTCGTCCCCGTGCGGGAACGCGTCGTCGTGGTCGTCGGCTTCTCGGGTGTTGTCGACGCCATCGTGCGGCTCGTGCTCCAGCCGGGTCACCGCCCGGCGCTCGGCGTCCGCGTGCCGGACGAGGTCGATTGCGCGGCGGCGCGCGACGGTCGTGACCCAGGCGGCGGGGTTCGCCGGAACCCCGTCGCCTGGCCACCGCTCGACCGCTCGCGTGAGAGCGTCCTGAACGGCGTCTTCCGCGAGGGTCCAGTCGTGGACTGTGCCGATCACACTCGCGACCACGCGGCCGTACTCGATCGATGCCACGTGCCGAACGGCGGCCATGGCATCCGGAAGCGTGCCCGGCGGCCCTTCCGGCATGGTCACATCGTCACCCGAGCGGCCACACGGGCCGCACCTCCACCAGGCCGAACCGGGCCATCGGGTGTGCGGCGGCGATCTCGATCGCGGCGTCGAGGTCGTCGGCGTCGATCACGTCGAACCCGGCGATCCATTCGCGGCTCTCGGTGAACGGTCCGTCGGCCACGATCCGCTCGCCGGCTCGGACGCGCACGGTCGTGGCGTCTTCGACGGGCCGCAGACGGTCGCCCAAGACGTAGGAGCCGCTGTCCTGCAGCGACGCCACCCACTCTCCGGCGTTGTCCTCGGCCTCGACGTAGGGCTCAGCGGTCGGGTCGGTGCAGATGAAAAGTACGTAGCGCATGTGTTCTCCTCAAGGTCTTTCTACATCTACTTACCCAGACGACGGACGACCACCAGCGCACAGGACACAGAACCGGGAAAAGGATCGCGTCGAAACACTGAACGCGAACGGGCGGGCCTCAGAAGTCGCCTTCGGCCACCTGGAAGCAGACCAGTCTCGACGATGTTGTCGGCGCGCTGGTCGCCGGTGGCGCGTGGAGTTGAATGGATGAGGGCCGGCGCCACCTCCGCGACGGCAGCCCGGCTGGGATCACGACATGGGTCCGGGCGGCGAGGAATGCCGGCTCGCGTTGCGATATCGCCTCATCATCGCGAAGTGCCACACGGCGGCGCCCGTCGCCGCAGTCGCTTCGAGCGCCGGAGCGAGCTGCGGCACAGAGTCCGCGCCTGCGAGCACCGCGACGAACCAGCCCCATACGCACAGGGTCGCGACGAGATGGCGGCGGGGGTGCGTGATCGTTGCGAACCACGTCGAATGCTCGACGACGAGCGGCTGCTCCGATCGCACGTCACGCACCATCGGGATTCCGGCCATTCGTCGCCCTTCGAGTTAGCCAACGCCTCATCATGTGCAGGTACCACGCGGCACCGATCAGCGCGGTGATCACGAACAACCATGGTCCTGTAGGGGGGGTAGAGCACTGAGAGCACCGTGGCTGCTGCGATCAGCAGGCCCATCGCGATTGTCAGCGCCCGTTCGCGCCCGCGCTCTGTGATCACTCCCCACCAGGTTCGCGGCACATCCCTCATCTGCAGGGACCTCCACGGTACGTGTCGACCCACCACACCAAGCCCGGAACCACATACGGCTGGGTGGCAGTGACCTGGATAGTGTCTGGGGCTGTGCTTTTGGCCGACGAACATCGTGGCTCCCTTCTCGTGTAGCTCGGTGCGAGCGAAAGACGTATGCGTCAACGTCGCGAGATGCGTTGCAGGTCCGCATCGGTGACATCCTGAAAGCCGATCGACACGGGCGCAAGGCGAGTGGTGCGTGCCTTGCCGCTGTCGTCCGTGTAGTCGATGGACGGGCTCATGACGCGGAAGTCGAAGTCTCCGTCGCACGCGAGTTCCGCTGTGACGCTGTGCGACCGGGAGTCCAGCGCGACCTCGTCTGCGTGGACGTCTGGTGAGCCCGTGTCGAAGCGCTGAACCGACGCCACAGCATCAGGAACGGGGAAGTCGGCCGTCGTGCACCTCGACATCCCGACTACGTCCGCACCGGCGTCTTC
This genomic stretch from Microbacterium sp. Nx66 harbors:
- a CDS encoding DUF2599 domain-containing protein yields the protein MTCAPPSYEGNEFYSQLRCHADIASFKAPWNLDAWRPDASYSDVLAAGCNP
- a CDS encoding RNA polymerase sigma factor, with amino-acid sequence MPEGPPGTLPDAMAAVRHVASIEYGRVVASVIGTVHDWTLAEDAVQDALTRAVERWPGDGVPANPAAWVTTVARRRAIDLVRHADAERRAVTRLEHEPHDGVDNTREADDHDDAFPHGDERLKLIFTACHPALTLEARAALTLRTVLNVSIEQLAGIFAVAPATMEKRLVRARAKIAHANIPYRVPDAAQLDSRSASVCEVLSALFTIGYSDPTLQPDPGAEAIRLARLCRQLLPADSPARLEFTGLLALLLLQHSRRAARTTPDGLSVPFDEQDRELWDVSEIDEGLRLLDNAVEEAARAGIHGGRHLIRATVAAEYVRPAPGTEIDHARIADIYGVLEQVDASPFVRLNRAVAVANAGRPAEALALTEALESSLGGHHLYSAVRGDLLQRLKRVEEASSAFRAAARAAPTERERRSYSQHADDIASAST
- a CDS encoding YciI family protein — translated: MRYVLFICTDPTAEPYVEAEDNAGEWVASLQDSGSYVLGDRLRPVEDATTVRVRAGERIVADGPFTESREWIAGFDVIDADDLDAAIEIAAAHPMARFGLVEVRPVWPLG